A DNA window from Streptobacillus canis contains the following coding sequences:
- a CDS encoding thiamine pyrophosphate-dependent dehydrogenase E1 component subunit alpha — translation MKKLKKAQLLDMFKKMQEARIFDLKVAQLVKKGKVPGMTHFSVGEEAASIGAMAALNDDDIITSNHRGHAQVIAKGIDLNAMMAEILGKYTGTCKGKGGSMHIADVDSGNLGANGIVGGGHGIAVGAALTQQMKKTGKIVVCFFGDGATNEGSFHEALNMASIWKLPVIFYCINNGYGISADIKKMTNIEHIHLRSASYGIPGMFIPDGNNVLDVYEEFKKAVDHVREGKGPVLIESITYRWLGHSSSDPGKYRTKEEVEMWKKKDPVENLRKYLIENKIATEQELLDIDASVKKAVDDAVVFAENSPLPPLESAFEDIYAD, via the coding sequence ATGAAAAAATTAAAAAAAGCACAATTGCTAGATATGTTTAAAAAGATGCAAGAAGCAAGAATTTTTGATCTTAAAGTAGCGCAATTAGTTAAAAAAGGTAAAGTACCTGGAATGACTCACTTCTCAGTAGGAGAAGAAGCAGCAAGTATAGGAGCTATGGCTGCATTAAATGATGATGATATTATCACATCAAACCACAGAGGACATGCACAAGTTATTGCAAAAGGAATAGATTTAAATGCAATGATGGCAGAAATTTTAGGAAAATACACTGGAACTTGTAAAGGTAAAGGTGGATCAATGCACATTGCTGACGTTGATAGTGGAAACTTAGGAGCTAACGGAATAGTTGGAGGGGGACACGGTATAGCTGTAGGAGCTGCCTTAACTCAACAAATGAAAAAAACAGGAAAAATAGTTGTATGTTTCTTCGGAGATGGAGCAACTAATGAAGGAAGTTTCCACGAAGCATTAAACATGGCTTCAATTTGGAAATTACCAGTAATTTTCTATTGCATTAACAATGGATATGGAATAAGTGCTGACATTAAGAAAATGACTAATATTGAACACATCCACTTAAGAAGTGCTTCATATGGAATACCTGGAATGTTTATACCAGATGGAAATAATGTTTTAGATGTTTATGAAGAATTCAAAAAAGCTGTTGACCACGTAAGAGAAGGTAAAGGACCAGTTTTAATCGAATCAATTACATATAGATGGTTAGGACACTCTTCTTCAGATCCTGGTAAATACAGAACTAAAGAAGAAGTTGAAATGTGGAAGAAAAAAGATCCAGTTGAAAACTTAAGAAAATACTTAATCGAAAACAAAATCGCAACAGAACAAGAATTATTAGATATCGATGCTTCAGTTAAAAAAGCAGTTGATGATGCAGTGGTATTTGCTGAAAACAGTCCATTACCACCACTAGAATCAGCATTCGAAGATATTTATGCAGACTAA
- a CDS encoding dihydrolipoamide acetyltransferase, whose protein sequence is MEKKLFRATPAARKLASQLNIELSAVPGSGALGRIHKEDVASYKAESSVKISPVARRIAEDNGINWQEIKGTGVRGKIMKSDILALLSPEHKDTYVAPTKEKEFINQEKTNIEQVLDDKKDKYGEIEVIPMTAMRKVIAKRMVESYLTAPTYTLNYDIDMTEALALRKRLLDPILAQTGKKITVTDIISFAVVKTLMKHKYLNSSLTEDGQKIIAHNYVNLAMAVGFDGGLLTPVVYNAEKMSLSELVVALKDVTSRALDMKLAPSELQGSTFTISNLGMFGVSSFGPIINQPNSAILGVSATIEKPVVVDGEIKIRPIMSLGLTIDHRVVDGLAGAKFMKDLKELLENPITMLI, encoded by the coding sequence ATGGAAAAAAAATTATTTAGAGCTACACCTGCTGCAAGAAAATTAGCATCACAGCTTAATATAGAATTATCAGCTGTGCCTGGTAGTGGTGCTCTTGGAAGAATACATAAAGAAGATGTAGCTTCATATAAAGCAGAATCAAGTGTTAAGATATCTCCTGTAGCAAGAAGAATTGCAGAAGATAATGGTATAAACTGGCAAGAGATTAAGGGAACTGGAGTAAGAGGAAAGATAATGAAATCAGATATTTTAGCTTTATTATCTCCAGAACATAAAGATACTTATGTTGCTCCAACTAAAGAAAAAGAATTTATTAATCAAGAAAAAACTAATATAGAACAAGTATTAGATGATAAAAAAGATAAATATGGAGAAATAGAAGTTATACCTATGACAGCAATGAGAAAAGTCATAGCTAAACGTATGGTAGAAAGTTATTTAACTGCACCAACATATACATTGAATTATGACATAGATATGACAGAAGCTCTTGCATTAAGAAAGAGATTATTAGATCCAATTTTAGCACAAACAGGTAAGAAAATAACTGTAACAGATATTATTTCATTTGCAGTAGTTAAAACATTAATGAAACATAAATATTTAAATTCTTCATTAACTGAAGATGGTCAAAAAATCATAGCACACAATTATGTAAACTTAGCTATGGCAGTTGGATTTGACGGAGGATTATTAACTCCAGTTGTATACAACGCTGAAAAAATGAGTTTATCAGAATTAGTAGTTGCATTAAAAGATGTAACTAGCCGTGCACTTGATATGAAACTTGCGCCAAGTGAATTACAAGGTTCAACATTTACTATAAGTAACTTAGGAATGTTTGGAGTATCATCATTTGGTCCAATAATAAATCAACCAAATTCAGCTATACTAGGTGTAAGTGCTACAATAGAAAAACCGGTAGTAGTAGATGGAGAAATTAAGATTAGACCTATTATGTCTTTAGGACTAACTATAGATCATAGAGTAGTAGATGGTTTAGCTGGAGCTAAATTCATGAAAGACTTAAAAGAATTATTAGAAAATCCAATTACAATGTTAATATAA
- a CDS encoding IS91 family transposase: MKLTCKSRLCNSCSYYYSIKWTNSITNQLINIPHRHLLFTIPQQFRKFIAYDKTILSRLAADINNIFKYQFHNIHDKKKRKIYIPKSSDKYFTDSDIIHYGLITVIHTFGRDLKFNPHIHAIVSLGGLNKNFIFKKLNYFHVNSIANQWRYVVCRALSQANYPNDTIKKNALDMASKMIKEDVRFFFNVGDNDVNNPKGIIKYLGRYLARVPIAEYKIVDINLKKNYVTFMFNDLANNKKISYHKLTIQDFVTKLLFHLPYKHFKMINRFGFYARRKSSKLKLALTLFKSKLKKVPSLFRKNFKSIWGFDPFMCPNCNIYLEAYELFINNSIGPPIHKFYNPNGLLFK; this comes from the coding sequence ATGAAACTTACTTGTAAATCTAGATTATGTAATTCTTGTAGTTATTATTACTCTATTAAATGGACTAACTCCATCACTAATCAATTAATTAATATTCCTCATAGACATCTTCTTTTTACTATTCCTCAACAATTTAGAAAATTTATTGCTTATGATAAAACTATTCTTTCTAGATTAGCTGCTGATATTAATAATATTTTCAAATATCAATTCCATAATATTCATGATAAAAAGAAAAGAAAAATATATATACCTAAATCTAGTGATAAATACTTTACTGATTCTGATATCATTCACTATGGTTTAATTACTGTTATTCACACTTTTGGTAGAGATCTTAAATTTAATCCTCATATTCATGCTATTGTTTCTCTTGGGGGATTAAACAAAAATTTTATCTTTAAAAAACTTAATTATTTTCATGTTAATTCTATTGCTAATCAATGGAGATATGTCGTATGTAGAGCCTTAAGTCAAGCTAATTATCCTAATGATACTATTAAAAAAAATGCTTTAGATATGGCTTCTAAAATGATTAAAGAAGATGTTAGATTCTTCTTTAATGTTGGTGATAATGATGTTAATAACCCTAAAGGTATTATTAAATACCTTGGTAGATATTTAGCTAGAGTTCCTATTGCTGAGTATAAAATTGTTGATATTAATCTTAAAAAGAATTATGTTACTTTTATGTTTAATGATTTAGCTAATAATAAGAAAATCTCTTACCATAAATTAACTATTCAAGATTTTGTTACTAAATTACTTTTTCATTTACCTTATAAACATTTTAAGATGATTAATAGATTTGGTTTCTATGCTAGAAGAAAATCTAGTAAGTTAAAGTTAGCTCTTACTTTATTTAAGTCTAAACTTAAAAAAGTTCCTTCTCTTTTTAGAAAGAACTTTAAATCTATTTGGGGCTTTGATCCTTTTATGTGTCCTAATTGTAATATTTATCTTGAAGCTTATGAACTCTTTATAAATAATTCTATTGGACCTCCTATTCATAAATTCTATAACCCTAATGGCCTATTATTTAAATAG
- the lpdA gene encoding dihydrolipoyl dehydrogenase: MALEVIMPKAGIDMTEGEIVKWNKQVGEFVKQGEILLEIMTDKTNMELEAEEDGYVLAILRQAGETVAVTEVIGYLGEQGEAVPTPGSAPAAAPAAEAPAAAPVAAKKEDGYDVVVIGGGPAGYVAAIKASQLGGKVALVEKSELGGTCLNRGCIPTKAYLHNAEIIEGISHAAARGIMIENPKFTVDMEKVLSMKGKVVKTLVGGVGALLKSNGVDVFKGVARITKDKNVMVDGAKELVTDKIILAGGSKVSKINIPGMDSKLVMTSDDILEMKEVPSTLAIIGGGVVGVELGQAFSTFGSKVTVVEMMDRIVPSMDAEVSNALRAKLEQKGMTIMTSTKLQEIVEKDGKLHIKLEGKQDLIVDRALLSIGRVPDLEGIGEVEFEMERGRIKVDEFMETSVKGIYAPGDINGTKMLAHAAFRMGEVAAENAIKGNHATAKLDLTPAAIYTLPEVAACGLTEEEARKTYDVSVGKFSFTANGRAIASDENYGFVKVIADKKYGEILGVHIIGPAAAELINEASSIMEMEITVEEMLKTIHGHPTYSEVMYEAFADVLGLAVHALKKN; this comes from the coding sequence ATGGCATTAGAAGTTATCATGCCCAAAGCTGGGATAGATATGACTGAGGGGGAAATTGTTAAATGGAACAAACAAGTTGGTGAATTTGTTAAACAAGGAGAAATCCTTTTAGAAATCATGACAGATAAAACTAACATGGAATTAGAAGCTGAAGAAGATGGATATGTATTAGCAATCTTAAGACAAGCTGGAGAAACTGTAGCAGTTACAGAAGTTATAGGATATTTAGGAGAACAAGGTGAAGCAGTTCCTACACCAGGAAGCGCACCTGCAGCAGCACCAGCGGCTGAAGCACCTGCAGCAGCACCAGTTGCAGCTAAAAAAGAAGATGGATATGACGTAGTAGTTATAGGTGGAGGACCTGCTGGATACGTTGCAGCTATCAAAGCTAGCCAACTTGGAGGAAAAGTTGCATTAGTTGAAAAATCAGAACTTGGAGGAACATGCTTAAACAGAGGATGTATACCTACAAAAGCATACTTACATAATGCTGAAATTATAGAAGGAATTTCACATGCTGCAGCACGTGGAATTATGATTGAAAACCCTAAATTCACAGTAGATATGGAAAAAGTATTATCTATGAAAGGTAAAGTAGTTAAAACTTTAGTTGGTGGAGTAGGAGCATTATTAAAGAGCAACGGAGTTGATGTATTCAAAGGTGTTGCTAGAATTACTAAAGATAAAAACGTTATGGTTGATGGAGCTAAAGAATTAGTTACAGATAAAATTATCTTAGCTGGTGGATCTAAAGTTTCAAAAATTAATATACCAGGAATGGATTCAAAACTTGTTATGACAAGTGATGATATCTTAGAAATGAAAGAAGTACCTTCTACACTTGCAATTATCGGAGGAGGAGTTGTTGGGGTTGAGCTTGGACAAGCATTCTCAACATTCGGTTCTAAAGTTACTGTAGTAGAAATGATGGATAGAATAGTTCCAAGTATGGATGCTGAAGTATCTAACGCTTTAAGAGCTAAATTAGAACAAAAAGGTATGACTATCATGACTTCAACTAAATTACAAGAAATAGTTGAAAAAGATGGTAAATTACATATTAAATTAGAAGGAAAACAAGACTTAATAGTTGATAGAGCATTATTATCAATAGGACGTGTACCTGATTTAGAAGGTATAGGAGAAGTTGAATTCGAAATGGAAAGAGGAAGAATTAAAGTTGACGAATTCATGGAAACTTCAGTTAAAGGAATATACGCACCTGGAGATATCAATGGAACTAAGATGTTAGCTCACGCTGCATTTAGAATGGGAGAAGTTGCTGCTGAAAATGCAATCAAAGGAAACCACGCTACAGCTAAGTTAGACTTAACACCAGCTGCTATCTATACTTTACCAGAAGTTGCAGCTTGTGGATTAACTGAAGAAGAAGCTAGAAAAACTTATGATGTTTCAGTTGGTAAATTTAGCTTTACAGCAAACGGAAGAGCTATCGCAAGTGACGAAAACTATGGATTTGTTAAAGTTATAGCTGATAAGAAATATGGAGAAATTTTAGGAGTACATATAATTGGACCTGCAGCAGCAGAATTAATTAATGAAGCTTCTTCAATTATGGAAATGGAAATTACTGTAGAAGAAATGTTAAAAACTATACATGGTCACCCTACATACTCAGAAGTAATGTATGA
- a CDS encoding MarR family winged helix-turn-helix transcriptional regulator, giving the protein MNKNITVQSLITLFKKLEKHTFNISNVNLNHIQRYILKYIVLGSDNREIYQKDIEQQFGLSKSTVSEILKSFEKDDLVIRIASEKDQRLKIIKMTDKSRIVRQEILDNIQSVEDLLVENLSNQEITNFNETLLKMIDNLQKGEKQ; this is encoded by the coding sequence ATGAATAAAAATATTACTGTACAGTCTCTAATTACTCTCTTTAAGAAATTAGAGAAACATACTTTTAATATTTCAAATGTTAATCTAAATCATATACAAAGATATATATTAAAATATATAGTATTAGGAAGCGATAATAGAGAAATATACCAAAAAGATATAGAACAGCAATTTGGTTTAAGTAAATCAACGGTTTCAGAAATACTTAAATCATTTGAAAAAGATGACTTAGTTATTAGAATAGCTTCTGAGAAAGATCAAAGACTAAAGATAATAAAAATGACTGATAAATCAAGAATTGTAAGACAAGAAATACTTGATAATATACAAAGTGTTGAAGATTTATTAGTAGAAAATCTTTCAAATCAAGAGATAACTAATTTCAATGAAACATTACTTAAAATGATAGATAATTTACAAAAAGGAGAAAAACAATGA
- a CDS encoding alpha-ketoacid dehydrogenase subunit beta: METKLMSFRDTIILAMSEEMRRDPDVLLMGEDVGVFGGDFGTSVGMIEEFGPERVRDCPISEAAIAGAASGAAMTGLRPIVDVTFMDFVVIAMDAIVNQAAKTRYMFGGKGKVPVTFRCAAGNGVGSAAQHSQSLESWFTHIPGLKVVAPGTPRDMKGLLKASIRDNNPVIILEYKSEFNQKGEVPLDPDFVIPLGVGEIKKEGTDVTVVTYGKMLSRVMKAAEDLEKEGISVEVVDPRTLVPLDKEIILNSVKKTGKVVLVNDAHKTSGFIGEISAIISESDAFDYLDAPIRRCAGEDVPMPYAQNLEFAMIPTVDTIKDAIRKTVNKQ; encoded by the coding sequence ATGGAAACAAAATTAATGTCGTTTAGAGATACAATAATTTTAGCAATGTCAGAAGAAATGAGAAGAGATCCTGACGTTTTATTAATGGGAGAAGATGTTGGAGTATTCGGAGGAGACTTTGGAACTTCAGTAGGAATGATAGAAGAATTTGGACCAGAAAGAGTAAGAGACTGTCCTATATCTGAAGCAGCAATCGCAGGAGCAGCTTCAGGAGCAGCTATGACAGGATTAAGACCAATAGTTGACGTTACATTCATGGATTTCGTTGTTATAGCAATGGATGCAATTGTAAACCAAGCTGCAAAAACTAGATATATGTTTGGTGGAAAAGGAAAAGTACCTGTAACATTTAGATGTGCTGCAGGAAACGGAGTAGGTTCTGCTGCACAACATTCACAATCACTTGAAAGCTGGTTCACACATATACCAGGATTAAAAGTTGTTGCACCAGGAACACCAAGAGATATGAAAGGATTATTAAAAGCTTCAATAAGAGATAATAACCCAGTAATAATATTAGAATACAAATCAGAATTTAACCAAAAAGGTGAAGTACCTTTAGATCCAGACTTCGTAATACCTTTAGGTGTTGGAGAAATTAAAAAAGAAGGTACAGATGTAACTGTAGTAACTTACGGAAAAATGTTATCAAGAGTTATGAAAGCTGCTGAAGATTTAGAAAAAGAAGGAATTTCAGTAGAAGTAGTAGATCCTAGAACATTAGTACCATTAGATAAAGAAATTATCTTAAACTCAGTTAAGAAAACAGGAAAAGTTGTTCTTGTTAACGATGCTCATAAAACAAGTGGATTCATAGGAGAAATTTCAGCAATAATTTCAGAATCAGATGCATTTGATTACTTAGATGCACCAATTAGAAGATGTGCTGGAGAAGATGTACCTATGCCATATGCACAAAACTTAGAGTTTGCAATGATACCAACAGTAGATACAATAAAAGATGCAATACGTAAAACAGTAAATAAACAGTAG